A genomic region of Vitreimonas flagellata contains the following coding sequences:
- a CDS encoding LysE family translocator, whose translation MESFPVEPTVIVPFLLAVSLIELTPGPNMGYLAALSASEGRVAGFRAVLGVTAGLAFYMLLAVFGVAELIAAAPLVYGALRWAGVLYLLYLAWEAWRGARETSPGHAGNSDHKPFWRGFIANVLNPKAAVFYVTLLPGFIADDHAAFWLQALILGMAHLVVAFIIHGLIVLGAARAGQLIAATSHASTARRVLAIGIALIALWLAWETR comes from the coding sequence ATGGAATCATTTCCCGTCGAGCCCACGGTGATCGTGCCGTTCTTACTGGCTGTGAGTTTGATCGAACTCACGCCGGGGCCGAACATGGGCTATCTGGCGGCACTCTCTGCGAGCGAAGGCCGTGTGGCCGGTTTTAGAGCTGTGCTCGGCGTCACGGCGGGGCTCGCGTTCTACATGCTGCTCGCCGTGTTTGGCGTGGCCGAGCTGATCGCGGCGGCGCCGCTCGTCTATGGCGCGCTGCGTTGGGCGGGCGTGCTCTACCTCCTGTATCTGGCGTGGGAAGCGTGGCGCGGCGCGCGTGAGACATCGCCAGGTCATGCGGGCAATTCTGATCACAAGCCGTTCTGGCGCGGCTTCATCGCCAATGTACTGAACCCGAAAGCCGCGGTATTCTATGTGACGCTGCTGCCGGGCTTCATCGCCGACGATCATGCGGCGTTTTGGCTGCAAGCGCTGATCCTGGGCATGGCGCACCTCGTCGTCGCATTTATAATTCACGGTCTGATCGTGCTGGGCGCCGCGCGCGCAGGTCAGCTGATTGCTGCGACCTCACATGCGTCCACGGCGCGACGTGTGCTGGCGATTGGCATTGCGCTAATCGCGCTGTGGCTCGCGTGGGAGACGCGGTGA
- a CDS encoding DUF3137 domain-containing protein, with protein sequence MDAQTQMIDLARLDDATFNRLYKERIEPCFVANETDRLAAVASFKKWMWVTAGIALAIAVALFAYTQQIVHGLMFGLAVLVVGGVLAYQPLAKIGQTLKKQYCAAIAEAMGASFYLGGFSPPAFPRLQQLQLVPSFARSKFEDWFHGNYKDCSFDLYEAHLEQRSTDSKGRTRYTTVFRGQLIRMHFPIEFLGVTIVRRDAGVFNVFGGGKIEGRQLERVRLVSSEFEKAFEVWGTDQVEARYLLHPVMMERLIALETGLHGKRIRCAFENGDLLVAVEGGNLFEPGDLFKPLVDPSRARRIVDEIANVVKVMDQVLTAQNTRPR encoded by the coding sequence GTGGACGCACAGACGCAAATGATCGACCTCGCCCGTCTCGACGACGCGACATTCAACCGCCTCTACAAGGAGCGGATCGAGCCGTGCTTCGTCGCGAACGAGACCGATCGGCTCGCGGCGGTCGCGTCGTTCAAGAAGTGGATGTGGGTTACGGCCGGCATCGCACTCGCGATCGCTGTCGCGCTGTTCGCTTACACGCAACAAATCGTGCACGGCCTCATGTTTGGGCTCGCCGTGTTGGTGGTGGGCGGCGTGCTCGCCTATCAGCCGCTCGCGAAAATCGGGCAAACGCTGAAGAAGCAATATTGCGCAGCGATCGCCGAGGCGATGGGCGCGTCGTTCTATCTTGGCGGTTTCAGCCCGCCCGCGTTTCCGCGCCTCCAGCAGCTACAGCTTGTGCCCAGTTTTGCGCGCTCCAAGTTCGAAGATTGGTTTCACGGCAATTACAAGGATTGTTCGTTTGATCTCTACGAAGCGCATCTCGAGCAACGCTCGACTGACAGTAAAGGGCGCACGCGCTACACCACGGTGTTTCGCGGCCAGCTGATCCGCATGCATTTCCCGATCGAGTTCTTGGGCGTCACGATCGTGCGGCGCGATGCAGGCGTGTTCAACGTCTTTGGGGGTGGCAAGATTGAGGGCCGGCAACTGGAGCGCGTGCGGCTTGTGTCGTCGGAGTTTGAGAAGGCGTTTGAGGTCTGGGGCACGGATCAAGTCGAAGCGCGCTATCTGCTGCATCCAGTGATGATGGAGCGCTTGATTGCGCTGGAGACCGGCTTGCACGGCAAGCGCATCCGGTGCGCCTTCGAGAATGGCGATCTGCTCGTGGCCGTCGAAGGCGGCAATCTCTTCGAACCGGGCGATCTCTTCAAACCTTTGGTCGATCCCTCACGCGCGCGCCGCATTGTCGATGAGATCGCGAACGTAGTGAAGGTGATGGATCAAGTGCTCACGGCGCAAAACACGCGACCGCGCTGA